One segment of Papaver somniferum cultivar HN1 unplaced genomic scaffold, ASM357369v1 unplaced-scaffold_137, whole genome shotgun sequence DNA contains the following:
- the LOC113334728 gene encoding enhancer of rudimentary homolog, translating to MANNNKHTIILMQASQNRATRTFMDYESISQAIDGICGLYERKLKELDPMNRDITYDIADLYNYIDGLGDMSALVYEQSIQAYLPYDRQWIKHRTFQHLKKLASGTR from the exons ATG GCTAATAATAACAAACACACCATTATACTGATGCAAGCATCTCAGAACCGAGCAACAAGAACTTTTATGGACTACGAATCTATAAGTCAGGCCATAGATG GTATTTGTGGACTGTATGAACGGAAGCTTAAAGAGCTCGATCCTATGAATAGAGACATCACGTATGACATTGCGGATCTCTATAATTACATTGATGGCCTTGGCGATATGAGTGCGTTAGT CTACGAACAGTCTATTCAAGCTTACCTGCCATACGATCGTCAGTGGATCAAGCATCGTACCTTTCAGCACCTCAAGAAATTGGCATCAGGAACTCGCTAG
- the LOC113334727 gene encoding protein TIC 62, chloroplastic-like isoform X2 gives MLLTSSFDGKSLQVAELLVKKGFKEAYAIKGGIRGKDGWQEIQETLLPPSVHVFAKTDNRKTKEQLETNDAQVNWKTTTNGNNPSVTSVSSSKTEAVGGNGSTESTQPTSQANLKQQKMLSPYLNYPDLKPPSSPAPSQPVS, from the exons ATGTTATTGACAA GTAGCTTTGATGGTAAATCACTACAAGTAGCAGAGTTGTTAGTTAAGAAGGGCTTCAAAGAAGCTTATGCAATCAAGGGCGGAATCAGAGGCAAAGATGGTTGGCAG gaaatacaagaaaCCCTATTGCCACCATCTGTACATGTTTTTGCCAAAACAGATAATAGGAAGACTAAGGAACAACTTGAGACGAATGATGCACAAGTAAACTGGAAGACTACAACCAATGGCAATAATCCCTCTGTTACAAGTGTCTCTTCCAGCAAAACTGAAGCTGTTGGGGGTAATGGATCAACAGAATCAACTCAACCTACTTCACAAGCAAATCTTAAACAGCAGAAAATGTTGTCACCATACCTGAAC TATCCAGATTTGAAGCCACCTTCTTCCCCAGCTCCATCCCAGCCTGTGAGTTAA
- the LOC113334727 gene encoding rhodanese-like domain-containing protein 4A, chloroplastic isoform X1, translating to MDSLTVFGLSSSLPIRKTPKTNTVTTSATTSPHSKPKSFQTHHQNVINRKTKSSSSLKIPSTVRTSNSLQNHLRVLDKASSSLMIQLSLALATPLSCFASETELTISSSSDRISLESVLVSIDDFNNRNPFFVAGCTFIWLVVIPLAQEYVFKKFKFVSAVDAFRKLRDDQNSQLLDIRDNKSIRVLASPNLKILSKSVIQIQFMDGKEEGFVKKVLENFKDPGNTTLYVIDNFDGKSLQVAELLVKKGFKEAYAIKGGIRGKDGWQEIQETLLPPSVHVFAKTDNRKTKEQLETNDAQVNWKTTTNGNNPSVTSVSSSKTEAVGGNGSTESTQPTSQANLKQQKMLSPYLNYPDLKPPSSPAPSQPVS from the exons ATGGATTCCCTCACTGTGTTCGGGCTTTCATCTTCCTTGCCAATCCGCAAAACCCCTAAAACCAATACCGTTACCACCTCCGCAACCACATCTCCCCATTCAAAACCTAAATCCTTCCAAACCCACCACCAAAATGTTATAAACCGAAAAACTAAAAGCTCCTCTTCTCTGAAAATTCCATCCACTGTCCGTACATCAAATTCTCTCCAAAACCATCTGCGAGTCTTAGATAAAGCTTCTTCATCATTGATGATTCAGTTATCTCTTGCTTTAGCCACCCCATTATCTTGCTTTGCCTCCGAAACCGAATTAACAATATCTAGTTCCAGTGATAGAATAAGCCTAGAATCAGTACTAGTTTCCATTGATGATTTCAATAATAGAAACCCATTTTTTGTAGCAGGTTGTACTTTCATTTGGCTTGTTGTAATTCCTTTAGCTCAAGAGTATGTTTTTAAGAAGTTTAAGTTCGTTTCAGCCGTTGATGCATTTCGTAAGCTTCGAGACGACCAAAATTCACAACTACTGGACATCAGAGATAATAAAAGTATAAGGGTTCTTGCTTCTCCTAatttgaagattttgagtaagagTGTGATTCAGATTCAGTTCATGGATGGAAAAGAAGAGGGTTTTGTGAAGAAGGTGTTGGAGAATTTTAAAGATCCTGGAAACACTACTTTATATGTTATTGACAA CTTTGATGGTAAATCACTACAAGTAGCAGAGTTGTTAGTTAAGAAGGGCTTCAAAGAAGCTTATGCAATCAAGGGCGGAATCAGAGGCAAAGATGGTTGGCAG gaaatacaagaaaCCCTATTGCCACCATCTGTACATGTTTTTGCCAAAACAGATAATAGGAAGACTAAGGAACAACTTGAGACGAATGATGCACAAGTAAACTGGAAGACTACAACCAATGGCAATAATCCCTCTGTTACAAGTGTCTCTTCCAGCAAAACTGAAGCTGTTGGGGGTAATGGATCAACAGAATCAACTCAACCTACTTCACAAGCAAATCTTAAACAGCAGAAAATGTTGTCACCATACCTGAAC TATCCAGATTTGAAGCCACCTTCTTCCCCAGCTCCATCCCAGCCTGTGAGTTAA